In Brevibacillus marinus, the genomic window CCCGCTCTCTGTTGTTCACGCGGGATTCCTCCTTCTTTTCGCTGTTCGCAGGTTATTGTTCAGCGGGTCAGGGAATGGCTCACCCTTGCTCCCACAGGCTGGATGGTTCCCTCCCCGTGCCATTTGCTGCTTGCTGAACCAGCGTATCGGAAATACCCCAGCTTGTCCAGCGTCAGCACCTCCGCAATTGTCCGCTTGTAACAAGTTTACCCGCAAGCGAGGGCGCTTTCCACGCTCCACGCTTCGCGTCAAGCACGAGTGCTTTTCCGCCACGCGCTGCGCGCTTGCCGATTCGCTTGTACAGATAAAGGCAACATCCCGTTCCGCTTTTTTTGGGAAACGGGATGTTGCCCGTTCTGTCGGGCGCACGCCATTCGGCGCTTGTTAGCGGGCAGCCCCAGGCGATGAAGCGTGGTTCAGGATACTTTTTTGATCTCGCCGGTAATCGTGACGGCCAGGTATTCCCGTTCGCTGATCACGCTGGGGTCGCGCTGCATCAGCCAGGTGTAGCTCAGCAGCGAGATAAACAGACCCACCAGCCAAGCGTTGTCCCAGACGATGGAGAGGCCGGGAGTGAACCGACAGACAAGCGGGATGAGAATGCCGAGCACAAGCGCCGTGATCGCTTTGCGATTAAACCCGCCGCTGTAGCTGTAGCGGCCGTCCGGTTTGTACAGTTCGATCAAATCGAGCCGCCGCTTGCGGACCAGCCAGTAGTCGGCAATTGCGATCCCTTCAATCGGGCCGAGCAGGGCGCCGTATGTGCCGAGCCAACCAAAAATGTAGTTGCCGAAGTTCTCCAACAGATACCACGGCTGCATCAGGAGCGCCACCAGACCGGTAATAATCGCTCCCATGCCGTAGGTAATCTTGCGCGGCATGAGATTTTCCACGGTCCGCGCCGGGGCGACGACGTTGGCCGCGACGTTGGTTGTCAGAGTGGCCAAAATGACGCCAATCGTGCCGATGAAGATGACAAAGGGGGAAAATTTGGCCAACAGCAGGGCCGGATCCCAAATCGCTTCGCCGTAGACGACCAGCGTGGCGGAGGCGGTTGCCACCCCGATAAACGAGAAGAAACCCATCGTCGTCGGCAGCGCGATGGTCTGTCCCACCACTTGCGCCTTCTGGCTGCGCGCATAGCGGCAAAAATCGGGGATGTTCAAGGCCAGGGTGGCCCAGAAGGCGATCGCCCCGGTCAGCGAGGGAAAGAACACCTGCAAAAATTCGCCGGTTGTCGCAAACTTTGAGGGAGCGGACAGCATCGGGCCCCAGCCCCCCGCCGCGGTGTAAGCCCAGACGAGCAGCGCCAGTCCCATCACGACGAGGGTCGGCGCAGCCCAGAACTCCAGGCGGCGGATCGCCTCCGGACCGCGGTAGGCGACCCAGACGTTGAGCGCCCAAAACAAGAGAAAGGCGATCCCCAAGTGGCCGGGAACGTGTTCCCAACCGCTCATCGCAATCAGCAGGATGTCGATGGAGGCGCCGCCAAACCAGCAGTTGATGCCAAACCAGCCAGCGCCGACAATCCCGCGGGCGATCGCCGGAATATGGGCGCCGCGGGAACCGAACCACAACCGGGCGAAGACAGGATACGGGATCCCAAACTTGGTACCAGCATGGGAATTAAGAAGGATCGGAATAAGAACGATACAGTTGCCCAGGATGATCGTGAGGATCGCCTGCCACCAGTTCATGCCCAGCGAAATCATCCCGGCCGCGAGCGAGAATGTCGGCAGACAGATCGACATCCCCACCCACAGGCTGGCGAAGTTGTACGCGGTCCAACTGTGCTCCTCGCGGGTCGTCGGCCGCAGTCCCTCATTGTACAATGGACTGTCCTGGATCTGCTGCTCCCCTGACGAGGTCAAGGTGACAATGCCGCCCTCTTCGGTTTGTGTTTTCATCTGTACCCCTCCTTTTCCAGGACGCGGGCGATCGTCCCGGATACGAAATTGTTACATTATATCGAATTTTCTGAGGCTCATACCAGAAAAAAAATTCCATTCCCCAAAAGATCGTCCCCCGGGTTTTCATGCGGCAAGCGAAAAGCGAGAGGGCAGGAAAGAACCGCGGGATCAACCCCCGCGCTCCTGTACTGGGGGCCATGCCGGGCGTGAACGGCTGCGATTCTATTTTTTGGAAGTTTAGCATTATTCATATATTATGTATACTGAATGTAAGCTGGCAGAGGAGCAGGTTCCGTGACGCTCGTGCAGCTGAACGAATCAAGAAAAAATGGATCTGCGCCGAGTTGGTGTATATATTTGTCATATAGAACAATTTTCTCTGGGAAAGGAAGAAGGGCCAGTGTGGGAACTGATTCCCCTGATGCTGGAACGAATCGGCATCATCGTGATGATCGCCTTTTTGATCACCCGCTTGAAGGCATTTCGGCAAATGGTGCGCAATCATGAGGACGGAAAAGGGCGGCTGACTATGATCGTGCTCTTCGGCCTGTTCGGCATCCTGGGCACCTATACCGGTGTGATTGTCAGCGGGGATTACGTCGTCACCAACCAGTGGTTTACGAGTGTCGGCGCGGAGGATCACGCCATCGCCAATTCGCGAAATGTCAGCATGGTGATGGCCGGACTGCTGGGGGGCCCCCTTGTCGGTCTGGGGGCTGGCCTCATCGCAGGCGCGCACCGCTACTTCCTCGGCGGTTTTACGGCGCTTGCCTGCGCCGTTGCGGCGGTTTTGGGCGGATGGCTCGCCGGCCTGTTCCGCAACAAGCTGCAGGGGATGGAAAGGGTGCCGCCGTTCCTCACCTTTTTCATCGGCATGGGCGTGGAAACGATCCAGATGCTGGTGATTCTGATTCTGGCCAAACCGTTCGATGAGGCCGTAAACCTGGTCGAGCAGATCGGGGCGCCGATGATTTTGTTCAACGGCCTGGGCATTTGGATTTTTGTCCTGATCATTCAAAGCGTGCTGCGGGAAGAGGAGCGGACACGGGCGCTGCAAACGCAAAAAGCCTTGTTCATCGCCGACCAGACGCTTCCCTTTTTCCGCCAGGGGCTGGCCATCCAGTCTTCCCGGAAAGCGGCGGAAGTGATCCGCAGGCTGACGGGGGCCGATGCCATCGCGATTACCGACCGCAGCAAGGTGCTGGCCCATGTGGGCGAAGGCTGTGACCATCACATCGCGCTGCAGCCGGTCAGTACCGAAGTGACCAAGAAGGTTTTAGAAACCGGGCAGATCGCCGTGGCCCACAGCAAACCGGAAATCAACTGCCCGCATCCCGCCTGCCCGCTGCAGGCCGCCGTCGTGTTGCCGTTGGTTGTCCACGGCGAAATCAGGGGCACGCTGAAGCTGTATTTCACCGATGCGCGGCGGCTCAGCATGGTGGAAAAGGAACTGGCGGAAGGGCTGGCCAAATTGTTCTGCACCCAGCTGGAACTGGGGGAGGCGGAACGGCAGAGCAAACTGTTGAAGGATGCGGAAATCAAAGCCCTGCAGGCGCAGATTCATCCCCATTTTCTGTTCAACGCGATCAATTCGATCGTCGCATTGTGCCGTACGGACGTTGCTCTGGCGCGCAAGTCGCTGGTGAACCTGGCAACGTTTTTCCGCAACAACCTGCAGGGGGCCAGGCAGTGGTTGGTTCCCGTGAGCACGGAAATGGAGCATGTGGAAGCGTATTTGTCCCTGGAACAGGTGCGCTTCCCGGGAAGGTATTCGCTTCAGTGGCACATCGCGGAGCGGGTGGAACACGCTTTGATTCCGCCGTTCACCCTGCAGCCGCTGGTGGAGAACGCGATCAAACACGGATTGAAACGGCGGCGCAGCGGAGGCGCGATCGAGATCTCGCTCAAGCGGGACAACGCGTACCTCCAGGTGGAAGTGGCCGACAACGGCTGCGGCATCGCCGCCGAACAGCTCAAGCTGTTGGGAATGAAGGAAGTGGCTTCGAAAACAGGGAGCGGAACAGCTCTGCAAAATCTGAGGGAGCGCTTGACCGGCTTGTTTGGCGCGGAAGCCAGCATGAACATCGAAAGCGGAGAAATGGGGACTCGCGTGCGGTTGACGTTTCCCTACATCGAACGGGGGGAGGATGTATTTGCTGAAAGTGTTTATCGTCGAGGACGAGCCGCTGGCGAGGGATGAACTGAAATACCTGCTGCTGCGGACCGGGCAGGTGGAGGTGGTCGGCGAAGCGGAGGACATCGCGGTTGCCGCGGAAGCGATCCGCAGAACAGCACCGGATTTGGTTTTCCTGGACATTCATCTCGACCAGGAAAACGGGCTGCAATTGGCGGAACAGATGATTCAGTGGGAAAAGCCCCCGTTTCTCGTATTTGCCACGGCATACGACCAATACGCGATGCAGGCGTTCGAGTTGACGGCCCTCGATTACGTCTTGAAACCGTTTAACGAGGAACGGATCCGCGCCACCTTGCACAAAATCAATCAGCTGTCCAAACTGTCCGCTGCCCATCAGCTTGCCGCGAAAGGGGGACGCGCGGACAAGCGGCCGGGGCCGCTGCCGGAGCGGAAACTGCCGATTACCCATGACGGGCGCATCACCTTGGTGGAGATCCGGCGGATTGTGTTTATCGGAACGGAAGAGCGGCATGTTTTTGTGCAAACGGTGGACGCAAAATATCCGCTGGATACGCCGCTGTACGAACTGGAGCGAAAACTGGAAGGCTCTCCTTTTTTGCGTGTCCATCGCGGCTACCTGATTAATCTGGATTATGTGCAGGAAATTGAACCGTGGTTTAACGGGACGTTGAATCTGCTGCTGAAAGGCGGGTTTAAAGTCCCGGTAAGCCGTTCGTATGTCAGGGAGTTGAAGCAATGCCTCGGCCTGTGAAGCGGGCGTCCGGCGGGTTTCGCCCGGAAAGCGGGCGCCTTGCTTTTGTCGCGGCGATCCGGCATTTCATCGGAAAATAACGGCCGTTTGTTGTGAAAACGGCCGTTTTCCATTTTCATTTTGTACCCTGAAAAGGCAGAAAGAATGAAAACAGGAAAGGGAGGAGATGGAAAAAATGAATGCGGTTTCAATTGTCATCGCGACCTGCTGCATCTTGGTCATCACCTATCGCTTGTACGGCACGTTCATGACCGCGAAGGTGTTGCGGGTTGACGATTCCCGCCCCACCCCTGCCCACACGTTGCAGGACGGGAAGGATTACGTGCCGACAAACCGCTGGGTGGCGTTTGGCCACCATTTTGCCGCGATCGCGGCGGCGGGGCCGCTGGTTGGCCCGATTTTGGCCGCGCAGTTCGGTTATCTGCCGGGGCTGCTCTGGCTGTTGATCGGCGCTGTCATCGGCGGTGCGGTCCACGATTTGGTGGTGTTGTTCGGTTCGATGCGCCGCAACGGAAAATCGTTAGGGGAGGTGGCCCGCGAGGAATTGGGGCCGGTGGCCGGTTTTTGCGTCGGGCTGTCAATCCTCTTTATCATCACGATTACGATGGCCGGCCTCTCCCTGGTGGTGCTCCATGCCCTGGAGAACAACCCGTGGGGCACGTTTTCCGTCGGCATGACCATTCCCATTGCCATGGCGGTGGGCCTTTATTACCGCAAGACGGGCAATTTGCTGGTTACGTCCACCGTGGGCTTTCTGCTCGTCGTGCTGGCAGTGGTGGTCGGCCCCTATATTCAGCATACGGTCATCGGGGAATGGCTCACCTTTGACCGGCAGACGCTCGCGCTGCTGCTGCCCTTGTACGCGTTTTTTGCCGCCGCGCTTCCGGTCTGGCTGCTGTTGGCGCCGCGCGATTACCTGAGCAGCTTCATGAAGATCGGCGTGTTTATCGCGCTGATCGCCGGCGTTTTCATCGTGAACCCGGTCATTCAGTTCCCGGCGTTCACCTCGTTTATCCACGGCGGCGGTCCCGTCGTTGCCGGGCCGGTTTGGCCGTTCGTCTCCATCACCATTGCCTGCGGCGCCATCTCCGGGTTCCACGCGTTGATTGGCTCGGGGACGACACCCAAAATGATCAACCGCTGGAGCGACATCAAAGTGGTCGGCTTTGGCGCGATGCTGACGGAGTGCCTGGTCGGGGTGATGGCGCTCATCGCGGCAACCGCTCTGCATCCCGCCGATTATTTTGCGATCAACTCGACGCCGGAAAAGTATGCCGCGTTGGGGATGACGGTGCAGCATCTGCCGGAGTTAAGCCAGGCCATCGGTCTGGACCTGGAGGGAAGAACGGGCGGCGCCGTCAGTTTGGCCGTGGGGATGACCTATATTTTCACCAGCGTACCCTGGTTTAGCATGCTCTCGTCTTTCTTCTTCCAATTTGTGATTTTGTTTGAAGCCGTGTTTATCCTCACCGCGATTGACGCGGGCACGCGCGTGGCGCGCTACATCATCCAGGATTTCTTCGGGGAGCTTTACAAACCGTTGAAACGGGTGGATTGGCTGCCGGGGTCGATTTTTGCCAGCGCGCTGGCCTGCCTGCTGTGGGGCTACCTGCTGTACTCGGGTGACATCAGCTCCATCTGGGCGCTGTTTGGCGTCTCCAATCAGTTGATGGCGTCCATCGGCTTGATTCTCGGGGTTACCGTGATCCTGCAGGTTTCCGACAAACGCTGGCACACGCTGACCTGCCTTGTCCCCTTGGCCTATTTGTACGTGACCGTAAATTACGCCGGGGTCTGGATGATCAAAAACGTCTATCTGGCCGACGGACCGGGACACAGCGTACTAAACGCCACCTTGTCCGCAATTATGCTCATCTTGGGAGTCATTATCTTGCTCTCGGCGATTCGCAAGTGGATCGACCTCTGGCCCAAACCGCTCGGAACGGCTCCGCAGCGGCCGACGGCCGAAGCGGTATAAGAAGCGGTATCATGTGAAAGGCTGTGTCGGCGCAAGCAGGCTGCTGCTTGCGGACACAGCCTTTTTTAACAACAACAAAAGGCAGGAACCCAGCCGGGGGAACGCGCTTGCGCTCTCGCCTCCGCTCAGTCCGCGAAGTATTCGTTCCACCTGCGCGTGACCAAAGCGGCGATGTCTTCGCGCGTTTCCACTTCAGCCGGATAGAACGGCTTCATTCTCGCGTCAATGACGAGCGGCCCTTCGTAGCGGATCTTGTTGCGGGCGACGCTTCCCTTGGCGTACAAATCATGCGCCGGATCAAAGCGGGTAAAGACCGTCCAGAGGAAACGGCTGGCGGAATCGGTGACGGAAGCGTCATCGACGAGACAGATCAGCGGCCAATCCTGCAGCCGCTCATGGGCGTAGGCGAGCAGCTGTTCGGCAAACGCCGGTTCCCGCTCGTAAGCGGGTCCGGAAACAACCAGACAACCGGCGCAGAACGATGCGACTTGCGTCACCCCGGGGATGTCCGGCCCGTGGTAGCGAACGGGCAGCTCCCGCACCGGTTCGCCGATGCCGAGCAGAATTCCTTTGCTGCCGTGATTCAATTTTCTTCCCGTGTAATCCAGCGTATCGTTGGATGTGTCAGGGATGATCAAGAGATCGCGTTCCGGCTGGAAGCGCGCCAGGACGATCTCGAGAAAGGAGCGGAAATCGGACAGATCGCAGGAAACGTCGGTCACGAGCAAAAATTTGGTCAGCTTCAGCTGCCCTTCGCCGAGAATACGAAACGCGTGGGTCATCGCTTCTTTGTAGTAGCTCTCGCGCACGACCGCCCCGGCCAGCGCATGAAAACCGGTCTCGCCGTAAGTCCACAGCGCTTTGATTCCCGGCATCACCACGGGAAACAGCGGGGAGAGCAGGCGCTGCAGGTACTCCCCGATAAAATAATCCTCCTGACGCGGCTTGCCGACCACGGTAGCCGGGTAGATGGCGTCTTTGCGGCGCCACATCCGCTGCACTTCAAAGACGGGGAAATCGTGCGCGAGCGAATAGTAGCCGAAGTGGTCGCCGAACGGCCCTTCCGAGCGGCGCACATGGGGCGGGACAATTCCGCCAAAGGCGAACTCCGCCTCCGCGACCAGCGCGTGCGGATGATCGGGCACCTCCACCAGCGGCAGCTTGTCGCCCAGCAGGAGCGAGGCGAAGATCAGTTCCGGCACCTTTTCCGGCAGCGGGGCGATCGCCGCGACGATCAGCGCGGGCGGTCCGCCGATGGTCAGGGTAACCGGCAGCGGCTGATTTCGCCGCTCCGCCTCGTAGTGGTGAAAGCCGCCCCCTTTTTGAATTTGCCAGTGCATCCCGGTCGTTCGCTTGTCGTAAATCTGGATGCGGTACATCCCCAGATTGTGCTCCTTCGTGACCGGGTGCTCCGTGTAGACGAGCGGCAGGGTGACGAAGGGGCCGCCGTCCAGATGCCAGCTGGTGAGGGCGGGCAGCTGCTCGAGATCCACGTCCGTGGTGGCCACCTGCAGCACAGGTGCCCGGTTGGCCGCTACTTTGCGCGTACCCGTTTTGAACACGCCAAGCAGCGGTTCCCGCAGCTGCCACAGGGTGCCCAGCCGCGGCGGCAGCAGCTTGTCCAGACTGTCCACCAGCTGGCGAATGAGCTGCTCCGGCCTGGGGCCGAAGGCCAACTCTACCCGGCGGGGGGTGCCGAACAAATTGGTTACGACGGGAAACGATTTTCCTTTCACATTGGTAAACAGCAGCGCCGGTCCTTCTTCCGCAATCACGCGGCGGTGGATTTCCGCCAGTTCCAGGTAGGGATCGACCGGTGCGGCGATCTCCCGCAGTTCCCCTTCGCGCCGCAGTTGGTCAAGGAAAGAGCGTAAGTTCAAATGCATCAAGGCGTCACCTCATCGACGGGTATGTTCTCTCTTACTCTACACCATGCCGCCCGCGCACACCAGTCTCTCCTGGAGGTGGCGGCCCGCCGCGGAGGGGCCATAACGAGAGCCGCGGACTGGTCAGACTAAATGTAGAGGTTTCGTGAACATTGCGCGCAGCGGCAGGAATTGCCGCGCTGCGCTCAGAAGAAGGTAGACGAACAGAAGGTAGGCGAACGGGACCACGACTGCACTAAAAGACGCCTGTCCGACCCGCTGCCGGCTGCGGTCGCGGACAGGCGGCCGGCCGCACTCATCTGTATCTTGTCTGCCGGGAAACAGGTACCGATCGCCATAGATCACAGCGATGCGATTGGAGGGACAACAGTGGGAAAAACAATCGTGCTCTTGCTGGGCGACGTGCTCATCTTTTTGCTGTTTTCTTATATTGGAAAAATATCCCATTCGATTCCGGTCACCGTGCTGGGCCTGCTGGAGACAGCCGCGCCCTTTCTGCTGGCCTGGTTGCTGCTCGCATGGCCGATGAAGGGCTATCAACCGGAAGCGTACCAGTCCGTGGCGGCAGCGGCGAAAAAAACCCTGCTCGTCTGGCTGATCGCCGGCTTTGCCGGATTGGCGCTGCGCGCCGCCTATGTGGGGCACATTCCCGATTGGACGTTCGTGGCCATCACGATGCTGACCGTCGCGATCCTGCTCTTGCTGTGGCGGCTCGCCTTTGCCTGGGCGGTCAACCGCGCCCGCTGACGCGCCGCCGCGCTGCGGGCGGCGGCCCGCTGGCAAGCGTGCCGGGGGAAGCGCGAGATCGCTATTTACAATCGCTATTTACAATCCAGCGGCAACGTGATAATGTAGGTGTCAGAAGGACACATTCGCACATACAACTTCATCGATCTACCAAACGGGAGCCGTGCATGGTCGGCTGAGAGTGTAACACCTGCGTTACTAACCGTTGAACCTGAACTGGGTCATGCCAGCGGAGGAAGAGGTACGATTGCAATTGCCTGGAAGCAGCAGCGGGTCCGACGATAAGCGGTCCGCGCGCTGATCATCTGGCGCTGTCAAAGTGCAACCATCCGATTGGCGGATGGTTTTTTTGCTTGGTCGGCACATGCGGCCCTGACTTGCGCCAGCCCGCTAACAGACGATTGCCTTTGTTCGAGACAAAGCCTCTGTTGCCAAACTGGCGGTTTGCCCGGTTTCGCATGCGAGGCTTTTTTCATTGCAGGGGGGAGGGGGAATGGAACGTTCACTGCACCTGATTACCAGCGGCAGGCAAACGCTGGCGGAAACGCTGCAGGTGGCCGCAGCAGCTGCCCGCGGCGGAGTGGACTACCTGCACATCCGGGAAAAACAGCGCTCGGCGCGTGAGCTTCTGGAATGGGTGGAAGCGCTCAGCCAGGTTTTCCCGCGCGAGCGCATCCTCGTCAACGACCGCCTCGACGTCGCCTTGGCTGCATCCTGTGCCGGTGTCCATCTCGCCTATCACAGTTTGCCGCCGCAGTTGGCGAAAAAGCTGCTGGCGCCGCAGTACCTGCTCGGGCAGTCGGTTCACTCGCTCGCGGAGGCGGAGCAGGCGGAGCGCGCAGGCGTATCGTACGTGCTGTACGGACACGTCTACGAAAGCGGTTCGAAGCCGGGCCTGGCGCCGCGCGGCACGCAGGAGTTGCGGCAGATCGCAAAGAGACTGCGGATACCGCTGATTGCGATCGGCGGAATCAAACCGGAACATGTGCCGGAGCTGCTGGCGGCCGGTTGTGCGGGCATCGCCGTCTTATCGGGAATTGCCGCCGCCGCCGATCCGCAAGCGGCAGCGCGCGCGTACCGCCACGCGCTGGACAGTGCGCCGGCCGCGGCGCCGCAGGAGTAAGCAGCAGGCAGGAGGGAGGAGGTTA contains:
- the thiE gene encoding thiamine phosphate synthase; its protein translation is MERSLHLITSGRQTLAETLQVAAAAARGGVDYLHIREKQRSARELLEWVEALSQVFPRERILVNDRLDVALAASCAGVHLAYHSLPPQLAKKLLAPQYLLGQSVHSLAEAEQAERAGVSYVLYGHVYESGSKPGLAPRGTQELRQIAKRLRIPLIAIGGIKPEHVPELLAAGCAGIAVLSGIAAAADPQAAARAYRHALDSAPAAAPQE
- a CDS encoding DUF3054 domain-containing protein; the encoded protein is MGKTIVLLLGDVLIFLLFSYIGKISHSIPVTVLGLLETAAPFLLAWLLLAWPMKGYQPEAYQSVAAAAKKTLLVWLIAGFAGLALRAAYVGHIPDWTFVAITMLTVAILLLLWRLAFAWAVNRAR
- a CDS encoding LytR/AlgR family response regulator transcription factor, which translates into the protein MFIVEDEPLARDELKYLLLRTGQVEVVGEAEDIAVAAEAIRRTAPDLVFLDIHLDQENGLQLAEQMIQWEKPPFLVFATAYDQYAMQAFELTALDYVLKPFNEERIRATLHKINQLSKLSAAHQLAAKGGRADKRPGPLPERKLPITHDGRITLVEIRRIVFIGTEERHVFVQTVDAKYPLDTPLYELERKLEGSPFLRVHRGYLINLDYVQEIEPWFNGTLNLLLKGGFKVPVSRSYVRELKQCLGL
- a CDS encoding carbon starvation protein A; the encoded protein is MNAVSIVIATCCILVITYRLYGTFMTAKVLRVDDSRPTPAHTLQDGKDYVPTNRWVAFGHHFAAIAAAGPLVGPILAAQFGYLPGLLWLLIGAVIGGAVHDLVVLFGSMRRNGKSLGEVAREELGPVAGFCVGLSILFIITITMAGLSLVVLHALENNPWGTFSVGMTIPIAMAVGLYYRKTGNLLVTSTVGFLLVVLAVVVGPYIQHTVIGEWLTFDRQTLALLLPLYAFFAAALPVWLLLAPRDYLSSFMKIGVFIALIAGVFIVNPVIQFPAFTSFIHGGGPVVAGPVWPFVSITIACGAISGFHALIGSGTTPKMINRWSDIKVVGFGAMLTECLVGVMALIAATALHPADYFAINSTPEKYAALGMTVQHLPELSQAIGLDLEGRTGGAVSLAVGMTYIFTSVPWFSMLSSFFFQFVILFEAVFILTAIDAGTRVARYIIQDFFGELYKPLKRVDWLPGSIFASALACLLWGYLLYSGDISSIWALFGVSNQLMASIGLILGVTVILQVSDKRWHTLTCLVPLAYLYVTVNYAGVWMIKNVYLADGPGHSVLNATLSAIMLILGVIILLSAIRKWIDLWPKPLGTAPQRPTAEAV
- a CDS encoding UbiD family decarboxylase; translated protein: MHLNLRSFLDQLRREGELREIAAPVDPYLELAEIHRRVIAEEGPALLFTNVKGKSFPVVTNLFGTPRRVELAFGPRPEQLIRQLVDSLDKLLPPRLGTLWQLREPLLGVFKTGTRKVAANRAPVLQVATTDVDLEQLPALTSWHLDGGPFVTLPLVYTEHPVTKEHNLGMYRIQIYDKRTTGMHWQIQKGGGFHHYEAERRNQPLPVTLTIGGPPALIVAAIAPLPEKVPELIFASLLLGDKLPLVEVPDHPHALVAEAEFAFGGIVPPHVRRSEGPFGDHFGYYSLAHDFPVFEVQRMWRRKDAIYPATVVGKPRQEDYFIGEYLQRLLSPLFPVVMPGIKALWTYGETGFHALAGAVVRESYYKEAMTHAFRILGEGQLKLTKFLLVTDVSCDLSDFRSFLEIVLARFQPERDLLIIPDTSNDTLDYTGRKLNHGSKGILLGIGEPVRELPVRYHGPDIPGVTQVASFCAGCLVVSGPAYEREPAFAEQLLAYAHERLQDWPLICLVDDASVTDSASRFLWTVFTRFDPAHDLYAKGSVARNKIRYEGPLVIDARMKPFYPAEVETREDIAALVTRRWNEYFAD
- a CDS encoding NCS1 family nucleobase:cation symporter-1, with the protein product MKTQTEEGGIVTLTSSGEQQIQDSPLYNEGLRPTTREEHSWTAYNFASLWVGMSICLPTFSLAAGMISLGMNWWQAILTIILGNCIVLIPILLNSHAGTKFGIPYPVFARLWFGSRGAHIPAIARGIVGAGWFGINCWFGGASIDILLIAMSGWEHVPGHLGIAFLLFWALNVWVAYRGPEAIRRLEFWAAPTLVVMGLALLVWAYTAAGGWGPMLSAPSKFATTGEFLQVFFPSLTGAIAFWATLALNIPDFCRYARSQKAQVVGQTIALPTTMGFFSFIGVATASATLVVYGEAIWDPALLLAKFSPFVIFIGTIGVILATLTTNVAANVVAPARTVENLMPRKITYGMGAIITGLVALLMQPWYLLENFGNYIFGWLGTYGALLGPIEGIAIADYWLVRKRRLDLIELYKPDGRYSYSGGFNRKAITALVLGILIPLVCRFTPGLSIVWDNAWLVGLFISLLSYTWLMQRDPSVISEREYLAVTITGEIKKVS
- a CDS encoding sensor histidine kinase encodes the protein MWELIPLMLERIGIIVMIAFLITRLKAFRQMVRNHEDGKGRLTMIVLFGLFGILGTYTGVIVSGDYVVTNQWFTSVGAEDHAIANSRNVSMVMAGLLGGPLVGLGAGLIAGAHRYFLGGFTALACAVAAVLGGWLAGLFRNKLQGMERVPPFLTFFIGMGVETIQMLVILILAKPFDEAVNLVEQIGAPMILFNGLGIWIFVLIIQSVLREEERTRALQTQKALFIADQTLPFFRQGLAIQSSRKAAEVIRRLTGADAIAITDRSKVLAHVGEGCDHHIALQPVSTEVTKKVLETGQIAVAHSKPEINCPHPACPLQAAVVLPLVVHGEIRGTLKLYFTDARRLSMVEKELAEGLAKLFCTQLELGEAERQSKLLKDAEIKALQAQIHPHFLFNAINSIVALCRTDVALARKSLVNLATFFRNNLQGARQWLVPVSTEMEHVEAYLSLEQVRFPGRYSLQWHIAERVEHALIPPFTLQPLVENAIKHGLKRRRSGGAIEISLKRDNAYLQVEVADNGCGIAAEQLKLLGMKEVASKTGSGTALQNLRERLTGLFGAEASMNIESGEMGTRVRLTFPYIERGEDVFAESVYRRGRAAGEG